Proteins from one Bartonella sp. HY328 genomic window:
- the glmM gene encoding phosphoglucosamine mutase has product MARKYFGTDGMRGKANSFPMTPEIAMKIGMAVGILFRRSGYKNRVVIGKDTRLSGYMLENALVAGFTAAGVDVFLLGPIPTPAVAMLCRSMRADIGVMISASHNHYADNGIKLFTRDGFKLSDAWEEKIEDLIESDMTSFLAGSREIGRAKRVEGDIYRYIEYAKRTMPRDVRLEGLRIVVDCANGAAYKAAPLALWELGAEVVTIHDEPDGFNINEDCGSTHPISLIKKVHEVRADAGIALDGDGDRVLMVDENGQVIDGDQLMAVIAESWYNNGDLRGGGVVATVMSNLGLERFLGGKGLTLARTKVGDRYVVEHMRNHGFNVGGEQSGHIVLSDYGTTGDGLVSALQVLGCLQGSNKPMSKLCHKFEPVPQLLKNIRISGGKPLESENVQAAIRDGNEKLGKNGRLVIRPSGTEPLIRVMAEGDNLGLVEQVVDMIIDAISAERAAA; this is encoded by the coding sequence ATGGCTAGAAAATATTTTGGCACAGACGGAATGCGTGGCAAGGCCAATAGCTTCCCGATGACACCTGAAATTGCGATGAAAATCGGTATGGCAGTCGGTATTTTATTTCGCCGTTCTGGTTATAAAAATCGTGTTGTTATTGGCAAGGATACAAGGCTTTCCGGCTATATGCTTGAAAATGCCTTAGTGGCTGGTTTTACTGCTGCTGGTGTCGATGTCTTTTTATTAGGACCAATTCCAACCCCTGCTGTCGCCATGCTTTGTCGCTCTATGCGGGCCGATATTGGTGTGATGATTTCCGCCTCCCATAATCATTATGCCGATAATGGCATTAAGCTTTTTACGCGTGATGGTTTTAAACTTTCCGATGCGTGGGAAGAGAAGATTGAGGATCTTATTGAAAGTGATATGACATCATTTTTAGCTGGCTCTCGTGAAATTGGCCGCGCTAAACGTGTTGAAGGTGATATTTATCGCTATATTGAATATGCAAAACGCACAATGCCGCGTGATGTGCGCCTTGAAGGTTTACGTATTGTTGTTGATTGCGCTAATGGTGCTGCTTATAAAGCCGCACCGCTTGCTCTTTGGGAGCTTGGCGCTGAGGTTGTTACTATTCATGATGAACCCGATGGTTTTAATATTAATGAAGACTGCGGCTCAACCCATCCTATTTCCTTAATCAAAAAAGTGCATGAAGTGCGCGCCGACGCTGGTATTGCGCTTGATGGTGATGGTGATCGGGTATTGATGGTAGATGAAAACGGTCAGGTTATTGATGGTGATCAGCTTATGGCCGTTATTGCCGAAAGCTGGTATAATAATGGCGATTTGCGCGGTGGCGGTGTTGTCGCAACTGTAATGTCTAATCTTGGTTTGGAACGGTTTTTGGGTGGTAAAGGCTTAACCCTTGCTCGTACCAAGGTTGGCGACCGCTATGTGGTTGAACATATGCGCAATCATGGATTTAATGTTGGCGGCGAGCAATCAGGCCATATTGTTTTATCTGATTATGGTACTACGGGCGATGGTCTTGTTAGCGCATTACAAGTGCTTGGCTGCTTACAAGGTTCCAATAAGCCAATGAGCAAGCTTTGCCATAAATTTGAGCCAGTACCGCAATTGCTTAAAAATATTCGCATTAGTGGTGGCAAGCCGCTTGAAAGCGAAAATGTGCAAGCAGCGATCCGTGATGGTAATGAAAAACTCGGGAAAAATGGTCGCCTCGTTATTCGCCCATCAGGGACAGAGCCGCTTATAAGGGTTATGGCGGAAGGTGATAATCTTGGTCTCGTTGAGCAGGTGGTTGATATGATTATCGACGCTATTTCTGCCGAGCGTGCAGCTGCTTAA
- the ubiA gene encoding 4-hydroxybenzoate octaprenyltransferase, giving the protein MQGKQNTSDIQSDTQQGRVRDAPSSHWVYRLLPRGFWPYAQLARWDRPIGWKLLMWPCWWSAALVSVAGSHHGAQFMNVMPSLWHLFLFFIGAVAMRGAGCTYNDLVDHNIDSAVERTRSRPLPSRQVSRIQAKLFLLLQCVIGLLVLLQFNAFTIYLGLGSIIIVAIYPFMKRITDWPQFVLGLAFNWGALMGWAAVKGSLDWPPILLYIGSVMWTIGYDTIYAHQDKEDDALVGVRSTARLFGDKTKLALTLLYSGMLIFTFAAFLLAHIPSIAFVGLLLAFIHMIYQIKVLNIDDHEQCLKLFLSNSFLGFLIFAGLIIGGVWVSL; this is encoded by the coding sequence ATGCAAGGCAAGCAAAATACATCGGATATTCAATCGGATACACAGCAAGGGCGTGTAAGAGATGCGCCGTCCAGTCATTGGGTTTACCGCTTGTTGCCACGTGGATTTTGGCCCTATGCACAATTGGCGCGCTGGGATAGGCCAATTGGTTGGAAGCTTTTAATGTGGCCTTGTTGGTGGTCAGCGGCGCTGGTCAGTGTTGCTGGTAGTCATCATGGCGCGCAATTCATGAATGTTATGCCATCGCTTTGGCATTTGTTTTTGTTCTTTATTGGGGCGGTTGCCATGCGCGGCGCAGGCTGCACTTATAATGATTTGGTTGACCATAATATTGATAGTGCGGTAGAGCGCACCCGTTCACGCCCGCTACCATCGCGGCAAGTTAGCCGGATTCAAGCCAAATTATTCTTATTGTTGCAATGCGTCATTGGATTGTTGGTACTTTTACAATTCAATGCCTTCACTATTTATTTAGGGCTTGGGTCGATTATCATTGTCGCTATTTATCCATTTATGAAAAGAATAACCGATTGGCCACAATTCGTTCTTGGGCTTGCATTTAATTGGGGAGCCTTAATGGGCTGGGCGGCTGTTAAAGGTTCGCTCGATTGGCCACCAATTTTGCTTTATATCGGTTCTGTCATGTGGACAATTGGCTATGATACTATTTATGCCCACCAAGATAAGGAAGATGATGCGCTGGTTGGTGTGCGTTCTACAGCTCGGCTTTTTGGTGATAAGACCAAACTTGCTTTAACCTTGCTTTATAGCGGCATGCTTATTTTTACTTTTGCCGCGTTTCTTCTTGCTCATATACCTTCAATCGCCTTTGTTGGCTTGTTGCTTGCTTTTATCCATATGATTTACCAGATAAAAGTTCTTAATATAGATGATCATGAGCAATGCTTAAAATTGTTTTTATCCAATTCATTTTTAGGGTTTTTGATTTTTGCTGGCCTTATTATTGGCGGCGTTTGGGTATCTCTTTAG
- a CDS encoding threonine aldolase family protein produces the protein MLNFSSDYLEGAHPLILENLMKTNMEKTNGYGLDPYCEKAKQKIRDICQCPDAEVHFLVGGTQTNATVIKGILHYYEGVIAAETGHIATHEAGAIEAGGHKILTLPHENGKISAKSVSDFMDVFNKDGNNAHMVRPGMVYISHPTEYGGLYSAKELQDLHNICQQHNIPLFLDGARLGYGLAARHTDVTLEVIAQYCDVFYIGGTKVGALFGEAIVIPKKGLVKHFFTFIKQQGALLAKGRVLGIQFDTLFSDNLYLNLGKHAIDMAEKLKKGFTDKNYRFFYQSPTNQQFIILENDKMAELAKKVIFSFWETYDDSHTVVRFATSWATNEADIDQLLAII, from the coding sequence ATGCTCAATTTTAGCTCTGATTATCTAGAAGGCGCTCATCCGCTTATTTTAGAAAACCTTATGAAAACCAATATGGAAAAAACTAACGGCTATGGCCTTGATCCTTACTGTGAAAAAGCCAAGCAAAAAATAAGGGATATTTGTCAATGCCCCGATGCAGAAGTTCATTTTCTTGTTGGCGGCACGCAAACCAATGCAACAGTGATCAAGGGTATTTTACATTATTATGAAGGGGTTATTGCAGCTGAAACGGGCCATATTGCCACCCACGAAGCCGGCGCCATTGAGGCTGGCGGTCATAAAATTCTAACTTTACCCCATGAAAACGGCAAAATTAGTGCAAAATCTGTCAGTGATTTTATGGATGTCTTCAATAAGGATGGCAATAATGCCCATATGGTAAGGCCAGGAATGGTTTATATTTCCCACCCTACTGAATATGGCGGTCTTTATAGCGCTAAAGAATTGCAAGATCTGCATAATATCTGCCAACAGCATAATATCCCGCTTTTTCTTGATGGCGCTCGTTTGGGCTATGGACTAGCTGCGAGACATACCGATGTCACTTTGGAAGTGATTGCGCAATATTGTGATGTTTTTTATATTGGTGGTACTAAGGTTGGTGCATTATTTGGTGAAGCTATCGTTATTCCGAAAAAGGGCTTGGTTAAGCACTTCTTTACCTTCATTAAGCAGCAAGGCGCTTTACTTGCCAAAGGGCGCGTTCTTGGTATCCAGTTTGATACTTTATTCAGTGATAATCTTTATTTAAACCTTGGCAAACATGCAATCGATATGGCCGAAAAGCTCAAAAAAGGCTTTACTGATAAAAATTATCGCTTTTTTTATCAATCGCCAACCAATCAGCAATTCATCATTCTTGAAAATGATAAAATGGCCGAATTGGCTAAAAAAGTAATCTTCAGCTTTTGGGAAACCTATGACGATAGTCATACAGTGGTACGCTTTGCCACCAGTTGGGCAACCAACGAAGCCGACATTGATCAATTACTCGCTATTATATAG
- a CDS encoding APC family permease, whose amino-acid sequence MSDSIEKFGYEQSLNRVLTYKDLVIYGMLFMVIIAPMSIFGYISKDSHGMTPLVYLVGIICMFFTALSYMKMSSRFPIAGSVYAYVQRGINPHVGFVAGWLILLDYIFVPSLLYLMTATWCVELMPGTPMWMWIVIFIIANTLINIRGIEYTAIMDILIFLLEIVVLAIFIVIGLMYVLNGGGAGKLSIEPFYQVGKIDIQFIAAAVTIAALSFLGFDGISTLAEETKNPEKTVGRAIITALFLIGFVFILQTYVATLIQPDYTKMNSETAFFDAAYIAGGGWLKILLLVMNIIAVGIANTMAAQAASSRIIFGMARDHFLPPLLAKVHPKFKTPYISTLFIAGLSLVCATTLNIELLVKLVNFGALSSFVMLNFAVFWFFYIKEKNRKGLKNIINYVILPFIGASILGYVWLNFDKTTQIIGFTWLFIGLVIGFIISKGYKTLPGPIGKM is encoded by the coding sequence ATGAGCGATTCAATTGAGAAATTTGGTTATGAACAAAGTCTGAACCGCGTTCTTACCTATAAAGACTTGGTAATTTATGGCATGCTTTTCATGGTGATTATCGCGCCTATGAGCATATTTGGTTATATTAGTAAAGATAGCCATGGCATGACGCCACTCGTTTATCTTGTTGGCATAATCTGCATGTTTTTTACCGCACTAAGTTACATGAAAATGAGTAGCCGGTTTCCTATCGCAGGCTCGGTATATGCATATGTACAACGCGGTATTAATCCTCATGTTGGCTTTGTGGCTGGTTGGCTCATTCTGCTCGATTATATCTTTGTACCAAGCTTACTATATTTAATGACCGCTACTTGGTGCGTTGAATTAATGCCTGGAACACCAATGTGGATGTGGATTGTTATTTTTATAATTGCAAATACGCTAATTAATATTCGCGGTATTGAATATACAGCAATCATGGACATTCTGATTTTTTTACTAGAAATCGTGGTGCTTGCCATATTTATAGTAATCGGCTTGATGTATGTATTAAATGGCGGCGGCGCAGGTAAATTATCCATCGAGCCCTTTTATCAAGTTGGTAAAATTGATATCCAATTTATAGCGGCGGCGGTCACAATTGCTGCTCTTTCGTTTTTAGGTTTTGATGGTATTAGCACCTTGGCTGAGGAAACCAAAAACCCCGAAAAAACTGTTGGGAGAGCAATCATAACTGCTCTATTTCTCATTGGCTTTGTTTTCATTTTACAAACCTATGTTGCAACGTTAATTCAACCCGATTATACCAAGATGAATTCTGAAACAGCCTTTTTTGATGCTGCCTATATTGCAGGTGGTGGCTGGTTAAAAATTCTTCTTTTGGTCATGAATATTATTGCCGTAGGCATTGCCAACACCATGGCAGCTCAGGCAGCCTCGTCACGGATTATTTTTGGTATGGCTAGGGATCACTTCCTTCCACCCTTATTAGCAAAAGTTCACCCCAAATTTAAAACACCTTACATTAGCACATTATTTATTGCAGGCTTGTCGTTAGTTTGCGCGACAACTCTCAATATAGAGCTTTTGGTAAAGCTGGTTAATTTTGGCGCTTTATCTTCCTTTGTAATGCTCAACTTTGCGGTATTTTGGTTTTTCTATATAAAAGAGAAAAATCGCAAAGGCTTAAAAAACATTATCAATTATGTAATTTTGCCTTTTATAGGTGCTAGCATTTTAGGATATGTCTGGTTAAACTTTGATAAGACCACCCAAATAATCGGTTTTACGTGGCTCTTCATTGGTTTGGTTATCGGCTTTATTATTAGTAAAGGCTATAAAACATTACCAGGCCCGATTGGAAAAATGTAA
- a CDS encoding acetamidase/formamidase family protein, which yields MIDSVVYAFSADNKPVHHAALGSELIFKTKDCFSNKIKTENDFITGFDYNEANPASGPVFIEGVDAGDILVVDILDIKVGDQGVITTLPGCGPLHETQETRTKVVHIKNDKALFNDIEIPISPMIGVIGVAPKDKPVACGFPGRHGGNMDCRFIQKGVRLYFPVNVAGALFALGDLHAIMGDGELCGTGLEIAGEVKVRVNVIKNTPLEWPVLETKDTWYTIASDHEYPVALKYASTQIQQLISKAYGWDLTDCYLYLTIQGNVEICQACKPCAIELVVRIGVPKRAGKPLLPSF from the coding sequence ATGATTGATTCAGTTGTTTATGCTTTTTCTGCTGATAATAAGCCCGTTCATCATGCGGCGTTGGGAAGCGAACTAATATTTAAAACCAAGGATTGTTTTTCAAATAAAATCAAAACTGAAAATGATTTTATAACTGGCTTTGATTATAATGAGGCAAACCCAGCATCTGGTCCTGTTTTCATCGAAGGTGTCGATGCTGGTGATATACTCGTTGTCGATATTCTCGATATAAAGGTTGGCGACCAAGGCGTCATAACAACCTTGCCCGGTTGTGGACCATTACACGAAACCCAAGAAACGCGGACAAAAGTTGTTCATATCAAAAATGATAAAGCACTTTTTAATGATATCGAAATTCCAATTAGTCCCATGATCGGGGTTATTGGTGTCGCTCCAAAGGATAAACCTGTTGCTTGTGGTTTTCCAGGGCGTCACGGTGGTAATATGGATTGCCGCTTTATCCAAAAAGGTGTTCGACTTTACTTTCCAGTCAATGTTGCAGGAGCCTTATTTGCTCTTGGTGATTTGCATGCCATTATGGGCGATGGAGAACTTTGCGGCACCGGTTTGGAAATTGCTGGCGAAGTAAAAGTACGAGTGAATGTCATCAAAAATACCCCACTTGAATGGCCCGTTCTTGAAACAAAAGACACTTGGTACACAATTGCAAGTGACCATGAATATCCAGTTGCCTTAAAATATGCGTCAACTCAAATTCAGCAACTTATCTCTAAGGCTTATGGCTGGGATTTAACCGACTGCTACCTTTATCTTACCATTCAGGGCAATGTTGAAATCTGTCAAGCTTGCAAACCCTGTGCGATTGAACTTGTCGTTCGTATCGGCGTACCAAAGCGGGCTGGCAAGCCTTTGCTTCCTAGTTTTTAG
- the carB gene encoding carbamoyl-phosphate synthase large subunit gives MPKRSDIKSILIIGAGPIIIGQACEFDYSGTQACKALKEEGYRVILVNSNPATIMTDPDLADATYIEPITPEVVAKIIAKERPDALLPTMGGQTALNTALSLKRMGVLDRYNVEMIGANAEAIDKAEDRALFREAMKKIGLETPRSMLANATEIKEEDRASHEAERARLRNELSGDALNKALDELETKWQLGSAARKQRYIAHGMGKAGQALDHVGLPAIIRPSFTLGGTGGGIAYNRTQFYEIVEGGLDASPTTEVLIEESVLGWKEYEMEVVRDRKDNCIIICSIENIDPMGVHTGDSITVAPALTLTDKEYQIMRNASIAVLREIGVETGGSNVQFAVDPATGRLIVIEMNPRVSRSSALASKATGFPIAKIAAKLAIGYTLDELENDITGGATPASFEPSIDYVVTKIPRFAFEKFHGASNILTTAMKSVGEVMAIGRTFNESLQKALRGLETGLTGLDEILVPEHEEGDEKNAIRAAIGTPTPDRLRYVAQAMRMGLTLAEIHQISRIDPWFLEQIYAIIQMEERVRVNGLPEDQENLRMLKSMGFSDARLGTLVGKNADFVANLRQSLDVKPVFKRIDTCAAEFASPTAYMYSTYELPFAGSTRSEAQVSSRKKVVILGGGPNRIGQGIEFDYCCCHAAFALRDAGYEAIMINCNPETVSTDYDTSDRLYFEPLTAEDVLSILEAEKEKGELVGVIVQFGGQTPLKLAAALEKAGIPILGTSPDAIDLAEDRDRFQKLLVKLDLTQPKNGIAYSVEQARLIATELGFPLVVRPSYVLGGRAMQIINDERNLQNYLLDTVPELVPEDIKARYPNDKTGQINTLLGKNPLLFDTYLTNAIEVDVDCLCDGTNTTVVGIMEHIEEAGIHSGDSACSLPVHTLSAEIVAELERQTAALAKALHVGGLMNVQYAIKDGVIYVLEVNPRASRTVPFVAKAIGRPVAKIAARIMAGEQLDGAYNQYGGKPIEPKRQHIAVKEAVFPFARFPGVDTLLGPEMRSTGEVMGLDYDFAMAFAKAQLGAGVDLPRSGTLFVSVRDSDKARVLKPVKQLAALGFSILASSGTQKFLSENGVEATKINKVLEGHPHIEDAIRNRQVHIIFNTTDSPSAVSDSKSLRLAALLQKVPYYTTISGAESVAEAIEALNAGSLEVRALQEYFIA, from the coding sequence ATGCCAAAACGTTCTGATATCAAATCCATTCTTATTATTGGTGCGGGTCCCATCATTATTGGACAGGCTTGTGAGTTTGACTATTCCGGTACGCAAGCATGTAAGGCTTTGAAGGAAGAAGGTTACCGCGTAATTTTGGTAAATTCCAATCCTGCAACAATCATGACCGATCCAGACCTTGCTGATGCAACTTATATTGAGCCAATCACGCCAGAAGTGGTTGCTAAAATTATTGCTAAAGAGCGGCCAGACGCACTTTTACCAACCATGGGTGGGCAGACTGCATTAAATACCGCACTTTCCCTTAAGCGCATGGGGGTTCTTGATCGCTATAATGTTGAAATGATTGGTGCTAATGCTGAAGCCATTGATAAGGCCGAAGATCGCGCACTGTTTCGTGAAGCGATGAAAAAAATAGGGCTTGAAACACCGCGCTCTATGCTTGCTAATGCAACAGAAATCAAAGAAGAAGACCGCGCAAGCCATGAAGCAGAACGCGCTCGTTTGCGCAATGAATTATCGGGTGATGCACTCAACAAGGCTTTAGACGAACTTGAAACCAAATGGCAACTAGGCTCAGCAGCGCGTAAACAACGCTATATTGCCCATGGTATGGGTAAGGCTGGTCAAGCTTTGGATCATGTGGGTCTGCCAGCAATTATTCGCCCATCATTTACTCTTGGCGGCACAGGCGGTGGTATTGCCTATAACCGTACTCAGTTTTATGAAATTGTTGAAGGTGGGCTTGATGCCTCGCCAACCACGGAAGTTTTGATTGAAGAAAGCGTTCTTGGTTGGAAAGAATATGAAATGGAAGTGGTGCGTGACCGCAAGGATAATTGCATCATCATCTGCTCAATTGAAAATATTGATCCGATGGGCGTTCATACTGGCGACTCAATCACTGTTGCGCCAGCCTTAACGCTTACCGACAAAGAATATCAAATCATGCGTAATGCCTCTATCGCCGTCTTGCGCGAAATTGGTGTTGAAACCGGCGGTTCTAATGTGCAATTTGCTGTTGATCCAGCAACTGGCCGCTTGATTGTTATTGAAATGAATCCGCGCGTATCGCGCTCGTCTGCGCTTGCTTCCAAGGCAACTGGCTTTCCTATTGCGAAAATTGCCGCAAAACTTGCCATTGGCTACACTTTGGACGAGCTTGAAAATGATATTACTGGCGGTGCAACGCCAGCATCATTTGAGCCATCAATTGATTATGTGGTTACGAAAATTCCGCGTTTTGCTTTTGAAAAATTCCATGGTGCTTCTAATATTCTAACCACAGCTATGAAGTCGGTGGGTGAAGTTATGGCGATTGGTCGTACTTTTAATGAATCATTGCAAAAAGCTTTACGCGGTTTAGAAACAGGTCTAACTGGGCTTGATGAAATTTTGGTGCCAGAGCATGAAGAAGGCGACGAAAAAAATGCCATTCGGGCAGCTATTGGTACGCCAACGCCCGATCGTTTGCGTTATGTCGCTCAAGCCATGCGCATGGGTTTAACTCTAGCAGAAATTCATCAAATTAGCCGTATTGATCCATGGTTCTTGGAGCAAATTTACGCCATTATCCAAATGGAAGAGCGTGTTCGCGTTAATGGATTACCAGAAGATCAAGAAAACTTACGTATGCTTAAATCCATGGGCTTTTCGGATGCGCGCCTTGGTACACTAGTTGGCAAAAATGCAGATTTTGTTGCTAATTTGCGTCAGAGCCTCGATGTTAAGCCAGTATTTAAGCGTATTGATACCTGTGCGGCAGAGTTTGCTTCGCCAACGGCCTATATGTATTCAACTTATGAATTGCCATTTGCTGGTAGCACACGTTCAGAAGCGCAAGTATCAAGCCGTAAAAAGGTGGTTATTCTTGGTGGTGGGCCAAACCGTATTGGTCAGGGTATCGAGTTCGATTATTGCTGCTGCCATGCTGCCTTTGCACTGCGTGATGCTGGCTATGAAGCAATTATGATTAATTGTAATCCTGAAACCGTTTCAACCGATTATGACACATCAGACCGCCTATATTTTGAACCATTAACTGCCGAAGATGTGCTATCCATTCTTGAAGCAGAAAAGGAAAAAGGCGAGCTTGTCGGTGTTATCGTTCAGTTTGGTGGTCAAACGCCATTGAAATTGGCTGCAGCACTTGAAAAGGCTGGTATTCCAATCCTTGGCACATCACCCGATGCAATTGACTTAGCCGAAGATCGTGATCGCTTCCAAAAGCTTTTGGTAAAGCTTGATTTAACCCAACCGAAAAATGGTATTGCCTATTCAGTCGAGCAAGCGCGACTGATTGCAACAGAACTTGGTTTCCCATTGGTTGTGCGCCCTTCATACGTCTTGGGCGGCCGCGCTATGCAAATTATTAATGATGAACGTAATTTGCAAAACTATCTTCTTGATACAGTTCCAGAATTGGTACCAGAAGATATTAAAGCGCGCTATCCAAATGATAAGACAGGGCAAATCAATACTTTGCTTGGCAAAAACCCATTGCTTTTCGACACCTATTTGACCAATGCTATTGAGGTTGATGTTGATTGCCTTTGCGATGGCACTAATACGACAGTTGTTGGTATTATGGAGCACATTGAAGAAGCCGGTATCCACTCAGGTGACTCGGCCTGTTCGCTTCCAGTCCATACTTTGTCTGCTGAAATTGTTGCAGAATTAGAACGCCAAACAGCAGCACTTGCTAAGGCATTGCATGTTGGTGGTTTGATGAATGTGCAATATGCGATTAAAGATGGTGTTATCTATGTGCTTGAGGTTAATCCTCGTGCATCACGCACTGTGCCATTCGTTGCAAAAGCCATTGGCCGCCCTGTTGCAAAAATTGCTGCCCGCATTATGGCTGGCGAACAATTGGATGGCGCATATAATCAATATGGTGGCAAGCCAATCGAACCAAAGCGCCAACATATTGCGGTTAAGGAAGCAGTATTTCCGTTTGCTCGTTTCCCTGGAGTTGATACCTTGCTTGGGCCGGAAATGCGCTCAACTGGTGAGGTTATGGGTCTCGATTATGATTTTGCTATGGCATTTGCCAAAGCACAGCTCGGTGCTGGTGTAGATCTTCCTCGCTCTGGTACTTTATTTGTTTCTGTGCGTGACAGTGATAAAGCGCGGGTACTAAAACCAGTCAAGCAATTGGCAGCCCTTGGTTTTTCTATTCTTGCTTCAAGCGGCACGCAAAAATTCTTGAGCGAAAATGGCGTTGAAGCTACCAAAATCAATAAGGTTTTAGAAGGCCATCCACATATTGAAGATGCCATTCGCAACCGTCAGGTGCATATTATCTTTAATACCACCGATAGCCCAAGTGCGGTATCAGATTCAAAATCACTTCGCCTTGCTGCCTTATTACAAAAAGTACCTTATTACACCACCATATCTGGTGCTGAATCAGTAGCAGAAGCAATTGAAGCCTTAAATGCTGGCTCGCTGGAAGTGCGCGCATTGCAAGAATATTTCATTGCATAA
- a CDS encoding MFS transporter: MLPRGSALAPFKTIAFRNLWSATLVSNLGGLVQTVGAGWLMVSITNSHSMVGLVQSATTLPIMIFSLMAGALADNFNRRQIMITAQSLMMLVSILLAFLTFMDWITPWMLIGFTFLIGCGGALYNPPWQATVGDIVPRNDIPAAVTLNSVGFNLMRSVGPAIGGLIVAAWGGAAAFIFNAFSYIPLIGALFFWKPVYQKPALPRERLVGAMSDGLRYVLMSPHLINIMIRSFMFGIGAISILALLPIIAKNMLNGNALSYGSMLGFFGIGAIIAGIFNSRIRAHFRSESIVKIAFIGFAFSCICLSLSTSLIISHIVLLPAGMCWVLALSLFNISVQLSTPRWVVARALALYQTASFGGMAVGSWLWGNIADHYGTMIALIICGLFLLLGAIAGVRFAIHEIGDIDLAPSNLFREPELRLDLKARSGPIMIMIDYNISEENEEAFLIAMEERRRIRLRDGARHWTLMRDLENPELWTESYHMPTWVDYLRHNQRRIKSDVEIIEVLSKLNKNGERPKVHRMIERQAVPPAHELHIKPPHDL, from the coding sequence ATGTTACCACGCGGATCAGCTCTTGCACCATTTAAAACCATTGCATTTCGCAATTTGTGGTCGGCCACACTCGTCTCCAATCTTGGTGGCTTGGTGCAAACTGTTGGTGCTGGTTGGCTTATGGTATCAATTACCAATTCGCATTCTATGGTTGGGCTTGTTCAAAGTGCGACGACCCTACCCATCATGATTTTTTCGCTGATGGCTGGTGCTTTAGCCGATAATTTCAATCGTCGCCAAATCATGATAACTGCGCAGAGCTTAATGATGCTAGTGTCCATTTTACTAGCATTTTTAACCTTTATGGATTGGATTACTCCATGGATGTTGATTGGCTTTACCTTTCTAATTGGTTGTGGCGGTGCACTTTACAATCCGCCATGGCAGGCAACGGTTGGTGATATTGTGCCGCGCAATGATATACCAGCAGCCGTTACGTTAAACAGTGTTGGCTTTAACCTTATGCGCTCGGTTGGGCCTGCAATTGGTGGTTTAATTGTTGCGGCATGGGGTGGTGCTGCAGCGTTTATATTCAACGCATTTAGCTATATTCCGCTCATTGGTGCGCTATTTTTTTGGAAACCGGTTTATCAAAAGCCAGCTCTACCGCGTGAGCGTTTGGTCGGTGCAATGTCTGATGGCTTACGTTATGTTTTAATGTCGCCCCACCTCATTAACATTATGATACGCTCTTTCATGTTTGGCATTGGAGCGATTTCCATTTTAGCACTTTTGCCAATTATAGCCAAAAACATGCTGAACGGTAATGCGCTTTCCTATGGTAGCATGCTTGGCTTCTTTGGTATTGGTGCAATTATCGCTGGCATATTCAATTCGCGCATCAGGGCGCATTTTCGTAGCGAAAGCATTGTAAAAATTGCCTTTATTGGTTTTGCATTTTCCTGCATTTGCTTGAGTTTAAGCACCTCACTCATCATTAGCCACATAGTTCTTTTGCCAGCTGGCATGTGCTGGGTTCTTGCGCTTTCGCTTTTCAATATATCTGTGCAACTTTCAACTCCACGTTGGGTAGTTGCGCGCGCATTAGCGCTTTATCAAACTGCTTCTTTTGGCGGTATGGCGGTTGGTAGCTGGTTATGGGGCAATATTGCCGATCATTATGGCACGATGATTGCTCTCATCATTTGTGGTCTATTTCTTTTGCTTGGTGCAATCGCTGGCGTTAGGTTTGCCATTCATGAAATTGGCGATATTGACCTTGCCCCGTCTAACCTATTTCGCGAGCCTGAATTACGCCTTGATTTAAAAGCCCGTAGCGGGCCGATCATGATTATGATTGATTACAATATCAGCGAAGAAAATGAAGAAGCATTTTTGATTGCAATGGAAGAGCGAAGACGCATTCGCCTGCGCGATGGCGCTCGGCACTGGACATTAATGCGCGATCTAGAAAACCCCGAATTATGGACAGAATCCTATCATATGCCCACATGGGTTGACTATTTGCGCCATAATCAACGCCGCATTAAATCCGATGTTGAAATAATTGAAGTGTTAAGCAAACTTAATAAAAATGGTGAACGACCAAAAGTGCATCGCATGATAGAGCGACAAGCCGTACCACCAGCGCACGAGCTTCACATCAAGCCACCCCATGACTTATAG